A section of the Mergibacter septicus genome encodes:
- a CDS encoding ExbD/TolR family protein — protein MAFGNFNQNDNEMADMNVTPLVDVMLVLLIVFMIAMPVFTSSIQIQLPQSTTVSENVKSPNIIRVIIDADGKYYIADQPYHLDELKQELQRLYQQQKESVIAIRADQKTNYQFVAGLLDLARQVGISKIGFVTEVTPTK, from the coding sequence ATGGCATTTGGTAATTTTAATCAAAATGATAATGAAATGGCGGATATGAATGTAACGCCATTGGTCGATGTTATGCTGGTATTGTTAATTGTATTTATGATCGCAATGCCTGTTTTTACTTCATCAATTCAAATTCAACTGCCACAATCAACAACCGTCAGTGAAAACGTGAAATCCCCTAATATCATTCGGGTGATTATTGATGCTGATGGCAAATATTATATTGCCGATCAACCTTATCATTTAGATGAATTAAAACAAGAATTACAACGACTTTATCAACAACAAAAAGAAAGTGTAATTGCTATTCGTGCTGATCAAAAAACTAATTATCAGTTTGTAGCAGGCTTATTAGATCTCGCACGCCAAGTTGGTATTAGTAAAATTGGTTTTGTAACCGAAGTTACCCCAACTAAGTAG
- the folP gene encoding dihydropteroate synthase — protein sequence MHNTQPIQSEISRPQIMGILNVTPDSFSDNGKFFNLDSALFHVEEMLNAGADIIDVGGESTRPQANVISLQQELDRVLPIIEAITQRFDCLISIDTSKAEVMQQAIALGADMINDIRALQQPNALETAARLNVPVCLMHMQGTPQTMQHNPQYQDVVTEVETWLITRATQCIAAGIKPDNIILDPGLGFGKTVQHNYQLLKHCQRFAALGFPVLIGLSRKSMLGAVLNKTVEQRLIGSVGGALLAAVNGAKILRVHDVAETVEAIKIFEAMTLADQSNFPY from the coding sequence ATGCATAACACTCAACCAATCCAATCAGAGATCTCTCGCCCACAAATTATGGGTATTTTAAATGTTACGCCTGATTCTTTCTCGGATAATGGAAAATTCTTCAATTTAGATTCTGCTCTTTTTCACGTTGAAGAAATGTTAAATGCAGGGGCAGATATTATTGATGTTGGAGGAGAATCCACTCGTCCACAAGCAAATGTTATTTCACTACAACAAGAGTTAGATCGTGTTCTCCCTATTATTGAAGCCATAACACAACGCTTTGATTGTCTTATTTCAATAGACACCTCAAAAGCTGAAGTTATGCAACAAGCAATTGCTTTAGGTGCGGATATGATTAATGATATTCGAGCATTACAACAACCTAATGCGTTAGAGACAGCCGCTAGATTAAATGTTCCTGTATGTTTAATGCATATGCAGGGAACACCACAAACAATGCAGCATAATCCACAGTATCAAGACGTGGTAACGGAAGTAGAAACTTGGCTAATAACACGAGCTACACAATGTATTGCCGCAGGCATCAAGCCAGACAACATTATTCTTGATCCGGGCTTAGGCTTTGGTAAAACGGTACAACATAACTACCAACTCTTAAAACATTGTCAACGTTTTGCCGCCTTAGGTTTTCCTGTCCTCATCGGCTTATCTAGAAAATCTATGCTAGGTGCAGTATTAAATAAAACCGTTGAACAACGCTTGATTGGTAGTGTCGGTGGTGCATTATTAGCCGCAGTTAATGGTGCAAAAATCTTACGTGTTCACGATGTTGCAGAAACAGTCGAAGCAATCAAAATCTTTGAAGCGATGACACTTGCCGATCAAAGTAACTTTCCCTATTAA
- the mnmC gene encoding bifunctional tRNA (5-methylaminomethyl-2-thiouridine)(34)-methyltransferase MnmD/FAD-dependent 5-carboxymethylaminomethyl-2-thiouridine(34) oxidoreductase MnmC, with product MKKKSLTVIKPANLTFNEKNTPISTLFDDVYFCQQNGLEESYYVFFVGNDLWQRWQQCQKSHFVIAETGFGTGLNFLLIAEQFKRFRQHYPNATLQQLFFISFEKYPLTPEDLAKAHQAYPQFSALSEKLVQQLDQPISGCQRVIFDHLYLDLWFGDIQENLPQLGDYMHNKIDAWLLDGFAPSKNPAMWQESLYQQMYRYTRPDGTFATFTAASSVRKGLLQAGFEVKKRKGYGKKRECLHGYKDQQKNNSDTTYTAPWYLAQPANFSHSPADIAIIGGGIASLCTAASLLQRGAKVTLYCKDAETALNASGNKQGAFYPQLSDDDLHICQFYAQAFIFGQHYYRQLAQQGVEFEHQWCGVTLCGYNLKAQQKLDKIAALGLPPTIFARYSAQQLSKLAGLPLACDGGFIPNGAWINPRQLVQNFFTALQKQGLILKTETQIVELQQQEEDWLLRDQQQNTYSHRCVILANGHLLTQFKQTENLPLYPVRGQVSQIPTTPQLSQLRTVLCYDGYLTPVDLAKQSHCIGASHIRDNSDTDFSPLEQQQNQQKIQQNLNPDSTIQWVKEVDTSANLARMGVRSSARDRAPLIGNVADIEQQYLDYHNLYNLRRRRQTVPIAKSFPNLFLIGGLGSRGLTSAPLLGETLASLIFNHPLPLGKDILHTLSPNRNWIRKLLKGMAIKDLKQTKTPSEN from the coding sequence ATGAAAAAGAAAAGTTTAACCGTAATTAAACCTGCAAACCTGACGTTTAATGAAAAAAACACCCCAATTTCAACCCTTTTTGATGATGTTTATTTTTGTCAGCAAAATGGTTTAGAAGAAAGTTATTATGTTTTTTTTGTAGGTAATGATTTATGGCAACGCTGGCAACAATGCCAGAAATCGCATTTTGTGATTGCTGAAACTGGCTTTGGAACAGGGCTTAACTTTCTTTTGATAGCAGAACAGTTTAAGCGTTTTCGCCAACATTATCCCAATGCGACCTTACAACAGCTTTTTTTTATTAGTTTTGAAAAATACCCTTTAACACCTGAAGATTTAGCAAAAGCCCACCAAGCATATCCGCAATTTTCAGCTCTCTCAGAAAAATTAGTTCAACAGCTCGACCAACCTATTTCAGGTTGTCAACGTGTTATCTTTGATCACCTTTATTTAGATCTTTGGTTTGGTGATATACAAGAAAATCTCCCTCAACTTGGGGATTATATGCACAATAAAATTGATGCTTGGTTGCTTGATGGTTTTGCACCTAGCAAAAATCCAGCAATGTGGCAGGAAAGTTTATATCAGCAAATGTATCGTTATACTCGCCCTGATGGTACATTTGCGACTTTCACCGCTGCATCTAGTGTTCGGAAAGGATTATTACAAGCTGGCTTTGAAGTGAAGAAACGTAAAGGCTATGGTAAAAAACGAGAATGCTTACACGGTTACAAAGATCAACAGAAAAACAACTCAGATACCACCTATACTGCACCTTGGTATTTGGCACAACCTGCTAATTTTTCTCACTCTCCTGCGGATATTGCCATTATTGGTGGTGGTATTGCTTCACTTTGTACCGCTGCATCACTCTTACAACGAGGGGCTAAAGTAACACTCTATTGTAAAGATGCTGAAACCGCATTAAATGCGTCAGGAAATAAGCAAGGGGCTTTTTATCCTCAACTTAGTGATGATGATTTACACATTTGTCAATTTTATGCTCAGGCGTTTATTTTTGGACAACATTACTACCGTCAACTAGCACAACAAGGGGTTGAGTTTGAACACCAATGGTGTGGTGTAACGCTATGTGGTTATAACCTCAAAGCACAGCAAAAATTAGATAAAATCGCAGCATTAGGCTTACCACCCACTATTTTTGCCCGTTATTCGGCACAACAACTGAGTAAACTAGCTGGCTTGCCATTAGCTTGTGATGGCGGATTCATTCCCAATGGGGCTTGGATTAATCCACGTCAATTAGTACAAAATTTCTTTACTGCATTACAAAAACAGGGGCTAATCCTCAAAACTGAAACCCAGATCGTTGAATTGCAACAACAAGAGGAAGATTGGCTGCTACGAGATCAACAACAAAATACCTATTCTCATCGTTGTGTTATTCTTGCCAATGGGCATTTATTAACCCAGTTTAAACAAACTGAAAATTTACCGCTTTATCCCGTACGAGGGCAAGTCAGTCAAATTCCAACAACCCCTCAATTAAGTCAATTACGCACGGTACTCTGTTATGATGGTTACCTCACACCCGTTGATCTGGCTAAACAATCGCATTGTATTGGCGCAAGTCATATACGAGATAATAGTGATACGGATTTTTCACCTCTTGAACAACAGCAAAATCAACAAAAAATCCAACAAAATCTTAACCCTGATAGTACGATCCAGTGGGTTAAAGAGGTGGATACCAGTGCAAATCTTGCAAGAATGGGGGTGCGTAGCAGTGCCCGAGATAGGGCGCCATTAATAGGTAATGTTGCTGATATTGAACAACAATACCTTGATTACCATAATCTCTATAATTTACGGCGGCGACGTCAAACGGTTCCGATTGCAAAATCTTTTCCAAATTTATTCTTAATCGGTGGCTTAGGCTCTCGTGGTTTAACCTCTGCACCTTTGCTTGGAGAAACGCTAGCCTCTTTAATTTTCAATCACCCGTTACCTTTAGGGAAAGATATTTTGCATACATTAAGCCCTAACCGTAATTGGATCAGAAAATTACTCAAAGGTATGGCAATTAAAGATCTTAAACAAACAAAAACACCTTCAGAAAATTAA
- a CDS encoding MotA/TolQ/ExbB proton channel family protein: protein MNENTQQSQNTLSDIATQQVIPETNIAETAITPDPALASPPITGAENNTPPDVLDLLFGHGDLVLQGTFLLMLTMSIVSWTILLYRTFYAIQVRVQIKRHLAIFFNQQELSFKERLALMNGKSPIKTLLTLAINSREELLNSSNKEDLNYADYLMSNIRHGLDNTINAQDGGLTVLASVGATAPFVGLFGTVWGIYHALINISVMGSVNIATISGPIGEALIATAFGLFVAIPAVLAYNALNRSNRVLGRKLDSFAHNLYRLFLHQIK from the coding sequence ATGAATGAAAATACACAACAAAGCCAAAATACACTTTCAGATATCGCTACTCAGCAAGTTATACCAGAAACTAATATTGCTGAAACAGCAATTACGCCAGATCCTGCTTTAGCCTCTCCCCCTATAACAGGTGCTGAAAACAATACTCCACCTGATGTACTTGATTTACTCTTTGGACACGGTGATCTTGTTTTGCAAGGAACATTTTTATTAATGTTAACTATGAGTATAGTCAGTTGGACTATTCTGCTCTATCGCACTTTTTATGCGATTCAAGTGCGTGTACAAATAAAACGGCATTTAGCGATTTTCTTTAACCAACAAGAACTCTCTTTTAAAGAAAGATTAGCACTGATGAACGGAAAATCGCCGATAAAAACGCTCTTAACTTTAGCCATTAATAGCCGAGAAGAATTATTAAATAGTTCAAATAAAGAAGATCTTAATTATGCAGATTATTTAATGAGTAATATTCGCCACGGTTTAGACAATACGATAAATGCCCAAGATGGAGGATTAACCGTATTAGCCTCAGTCGGTGCGACCGCACCATTTGTTGGCTTATTTGGTACAGTATGGGGAATTTATCACGCTTTAATTAATATTTCAGTGATGGGAAGTGTGAATATTGCAACAATTTCAGGCCCGATTGGAGAAGCATTGATTGCAACCGCATTTGGGCTTTTTGTTGCGATTCCTGCAGTATTAGCCTATAACGCTTTAAACCGCAGTAATCGGGTTTTAGGACGAAAATTAGATAGTTTTGCACACAATTTATATCGACTCTTTTTACACCAAATAAAATAA
- the fabB gene encoding beta-ketoacyl-ACP synthase I, translating to MKRAVITGLGVISSIGNNKEEVLAALAEGKSGIEYVPEFAEVGLRSQVAGTLKINPAEHIERKIYRFMGDAAAYAYLSMREAIEDAGLTEEMVSNERTGLVIGAGTGSAHNQIVACDAMRGPRGVKAIGPYAVTKTMASSVSACLATPYKIKGVNYSLSSACATSAHCIGHAWELIQLGKQDIVFAGGAEELSWECTCEFDAMGAVSTKYNDTPTKASRAYDAARDGFVIAGGGGVVVVEELEHALARGAKIYAEIVGYGATSDGYDMVAPSGEGAIRCMQQALKDVDTPVDYLNVHGTSTPVGDVKELSAIKTVFGDKMPAISSTKSMTGHSLGAAGVHEAIYTLIMLDNDFIAPSINIETLDEQAEGCNIITETRHKAGLQTVMSNSFGFGGTNATLVFKRYQG from the coding sequence ATGAAAAGAGCGGTTATTACTGGATTAGGTGTTATTTCCAGTATTGGTAACAATAAAGAAGAAGTATTAGCAGCGTTGGCTGAAGGGAAGTCAGGGATTGAATACGTACCAGAATTTGCAGAAGTGGGTTTAAGATCACAAGTAGCTGGAACATTAAAAATTAATCCAGCTGAACATATTGAACGCAAAATTTATCGTTTTATGGGAGATGCTGCTGCCTATGCTTATCTTTCAATGCGTGAAGCAATTGAAGATGCAGGATTAACCGAAGAGATGGTTTCAAATGAGCGTACTGGCTTAGTAATCGGAGCAGGGACAGGTTCTGCACATAATCAGATTGTTGCTTGCGATGCAATGCGTGGTCCACGTGGTGTGAAGGCGATTGGTCCTTATGCTGTAACGAAAACAATGGCATCAAGTGTTTCTGCTTGTCTTGCAACACCGTATAAAATTAAAGGGGTAAACTATAGCTTAAGTTCTGCCTGTGCAACTTCAGCACATTGTATTGGGCATGCTTGGGAATTAATTCAATTAGGTAAACAAGATATTGTTTTTGCTGGGGGAGCAGAGGAGCTTTCTTGGGAATGTACTTGTGAATTTGATGCAATGGGAGCAGTATCCACCAAATATAATGATACGCCAACTAAAGCATCTCGAGCTTATGATGCCGCTCGTGATGGCTTTGTTATCGCTGGTGGTGGCGGTGTCGTTGTTGTTGAAGAGTTAGAACACGCATTAGCACGTGGTGCCAAAATTTATGCTGAGATTGTTGGCTATGGTGCAACGTCTGATGGTTATGATATGGTGGCACCAAGTGGTGAAGGGGCTATTCGTTGTATGCAACAAGCATTAAAAGATGTTGATACCCCAGTGGATTATCTAAATGTTCACGGTACTTCAACACCAGTTGGTGATGTAAAAGAGTTAAGTGCAATTAAAACTGTTTTTGGCGATAAAATGCCAGCAATTTCTTCGACTAAATCAATGACTGGGCATTCACTTGGTGCAGCAGGGGTGCATGAAGCCATTTATACTTTAATTATGTTAGATAATGATTTTATTGCGCCAAGTATCAATATTGAAACCCTTGACGAGCAGGCGGAAGGTTGCAACATTATCACTGAAACACGTCACAAAGCAGGCTTACAGACAGTAATGTCAAATAGTTTCGGCTTTGGTGGTACTAATGCAACATTAGTATTTAAGCGATATCAGGGCTAA
- the glmM gene encoding phosphoglucosamine mutase, whose translation MTTERKYFGTDGVRGKVGAYPITPDFALKLGWAAGKVLAGQGTGKVLIGKDTRISGYMLESALEAGLAAAGLSAAFVGPMPTPAIAYLTRTFRAEAGIVISASHNPFDDNGIKFFSSQGTKLPDEIELAIEAMLEQPMTCVESAQLGKASRINDAAGRYIEFCKSTFPTEMSLEGYKIVVDCANGATYHIAPNVLRELGAEVIEIATKPNGMNINDHCGATDITALQNAVIQNKADVGLAYDGDGDRIIMVDHLGNKIDGDQILFIIAREDLRSGKLSGGVVGTQMSNMSLELALKMLGIPFVRAKVGDRYVLELMQEKGWKLGGENSGHIITDKNTTGDGIIASLQVLAAMVRHNMCLNDLASAVQLFPQVLINVRLEQGTTANNLESEAVKRATAEAEQWLQGKGRILLRKSGTEPLIRVMVECQDHALAEKSAQHIAAAVKHC comes from the coding sequence ATGACAACAGAACGCAAATATTTTGGTACTGATGGGGTTCGTGGCAAAGTCGGGGCTTATCCTATCACACCAGATTTTGCCCTAAAATTAGGTTGGGCTGCAGGCAAAGTATTAGCCGGACAAGGAACAGGCAAAGTTTTAATTGGTAAAGATACTCGAATCTCTGGCTATATGTTGGAATCCGCTTTAGAAGCAGGCTTAGCTGCTGCTGGACTTTCTGCCGCTTTTGTTGGCCCAATGCCTACCCCTGCTATTGCTTATCTTACACGCACTTTTCGTGCCGAAGCAGGAATTGTTATTTCAGCCTCACACAACCCATTTGATGATAACGGCATTAAATTCTTTTCCTCTCAAGGCACAAAATTACCTGATGAAATTGAGTTAGCAATTGAAGCAATGTTAGAACAACCTATGACCTGTGTTGAATCCGCCCAATTAGGAAAAGCAAGCCGTATCAACGATGCAGCAGGACGTTATATCGAATTTTGTAAAAGTACCTTTCCAACAGAAATGAGCCTTGAAGGATATAAAATTGTTGTCGATTGTGCCAATGGTGCAACTTATCATATCGCTCCAAACGTCTTACGAGAACTCGGTGCAGAGGTAATTGAAATTGCGACTAAGCCTAATGGTATGAATATCAATGATCATTGTGGTGCAACTGATATCACTGCATTACAAAATGCCGTTATCCAAAACAAAGCAGATGTCGGTTTGGCTTACGATGGAGATGGTGATCGGATCATTATGGTTGACCATTTAGGTAATAAGATCGATGGTGATCAGATTCTATTTATTATTGCACGAGAAGATCTCCGTTCAGGCAAACTTTCTGGTGGTGTGGTTGGAACACAAATGAGTAATATGAGCCTAGAACTTGCTTTAAAAATGTTAGGTATTCCATTTGTGCGAGCCAAAGTAGGGGATCGCTATGTATTAGAGTTAATGCAAGAAAAAGGCTGGAAACTAGGGGGGGAAAATTCAGGGCATATTATCACCGATAAAAATACCACTGGTGATGGTATCATTGCCTCATTACAAGTGCTAGCGGCAATGGTACGGCATAATATGTGCTTAAACGATTTAGCGAGTGCCGTCCAACTCTTTCCACAAGTGTTAATTAATGTCCGTCTTGAACAGGGAACAACTGCTAATAATTTAGAAAGCGAAGCAGTAAAACGTGCTACCGCTGAAGCAGAGCAATGGTTACAAGGTAAAGGACGAATTTTATTACGCAAATCAGGCACAGAACCACTAATCAGAGTGATGGTTGAATGCCAAGATCACGCCTTAGCAGAAAAAAGTGCACAACATATCGCCGCCGCAGTAAAACATTGTTAA
- the ndk gene encoding nucleoside-diphosphate kinase, with translation MALERTLSILKPDIVQRQLIGTILARFETAKFRIVGLKMVHLTQEQAEGFYAEHQDKPFFPQLVEFMTSSPVVVVVLERENAILAYRELIGKTDPTEAAVGTIRHDYALNGRQNSVHGSDSQASAEREIAYFFSQNELF, from the coding sequence ATGGCATTAGAACGAACTTTATCGATTTTAAAACCTGATATTGTCCAACGACAGTTAATCGGTACGATTTTAGCACGTTTTGAAACGGCAAAATTCCGTATTGTTGGTTTAAAAATGGTACATTTAACCCAAGAACAAGCGGAAGGCTTTTATGCTGAGCATCAAGATAAGCCATTTTTTCCCCAATTAGTCGAGTTTATGACATCTAGCCCAGTCGTGGTGGTTGTATTAGAACGAGAAAATGCGATTTTAGCTTATCGAGAACTGATAGGAAAAACCGATCCTACTGAAGCGGCAGTCGGCACTATTCGGCATGATTATGCCCTCAATGGACGTCAAAATAGTGTTCACGGTTCGGATAGCCAAGCATCAGCAGAACGTGAAATCGCCTATTTTTTTAGTCAGAATGAGTTGTTTTAA